The Acidimicrobiales bacterium genomic sequence CGGTCCGCCGGCCAGGGCGTCGGGGAACGTCAGACCGGTGGCGATGATGGCGGTGCGCCCCCCGCTCCCGTAGGTCCCGACGAAGCTGGCCGGGAAGGACTGGGCCACGGCCGCCGCCGTGGCGTAGCGGTCGGCGCCCGCCACCCGCTGCACGGTGTAGCCGGCCGCCCGGAGCTGGGACGCCACGTTGTCGCTCACCGCCGCCGTCCCCCCGACCAGGGTCACGCCGGCCACGTGCATGGCCGACAGCGCCGAGGCCGTCTCGGGAGAGAGCTGGTTGGGATCGGTCAGCAGGACAGGGGCCCGCAGGCGCCCGGCCGCATAGGAGCCGGCCAGAGCGTCCGGAAAGGCGAGGCCCGACGCCACGATGGCGGCGGTGGCGCCGCTCGGGAAGCTGGCCTGGGCCACCGCCGCGGCGGTGGCGTAGCGGTTGCCACCCTGCAGGCGGGTGGCCGTCACCCCGGTGGTCGCGGCCGCGGGGGTGGCCGCCGCGCCGACCGCCGTTCCCGTACCCACGACCACGCTCAGCGCGGTGGCCGCCGCCGATACTCCTCTTCGCAT encodes the following:
- a CDS encoding cell wall-binding repeat-containing protein, which encodes MRRGVSAAATALSVVVGTGTAVGAAATPAAATTGVTATRLQGGNRYATAAAVAQASFPSGATAAIVASGLAFPDALAGSYAAGRLRAPVLLTDPNQLSPETASALSAMHVAGVTLVGGTAAVSDNVASQLRAAGYTVQRVAGADRYATAAAVAQSFPASFVGTYGSGGRTAIIATGLTFPDALAGGPVSYDASFPIMLTTTSSLPSATQSALQALAIKQAIVLGGSAAVSPAVIQQLQAMGIATTQIGGADRTQTATMVADVEANQFAWSITHVNLARGDDFADALVGGVHGGVEKEPVVLSADPNTLGTYTTTWL